The Planctellipticum variicoloris DNA window CCAGTGGCTCTTTTCGCATGCGGGCGGCGTCGAGGACGATTCTCAGGCGTTCGACGACTTTCCGCTGGCCGACGACTTCGTCGAGTCCTTGAGGGCGCAGTTCGTCGTCGAACTGCTCGTCGTCGGGATTGAAGGCGGAACCCGAGCCGGCGGGCGGACCGTCGTCCTCGTCATCCGGACCGCCCTGAAAGACCTTGTGCCGTGCCATCCGTGCTCATCTCGCGCCGCAGACCTGCGGGCGGATTTCCGTGGCCGCCCGGTCGGGACCATCTTAGCGAAGCGCCCCGGCGGGCAAGAGGGCGCGGGGGGAAAATCCCGCCCGCGCCTCGCTTCGGCCAGACATTTACGCGGCTTCGACTTCGACGACCGTCGGCTGGCCGCTCATTCGCAGGTAGGCGACGGTGTTCATCATCGCGATCAATGGAGCCGCCACCAGCAGCCCGACGCCACATGCAAGCAGTCCCAGAATCGCGATCCCGGTGGACGCGAATCCAAGCACCAGCAAGGTCAAGCGATTCCCCTTCGTCAGCTCCCAGGCGCGCGACAGCGACTCAATCCCCGGCAGGTCCTCGGCAATCAGCACCATTGCGAACGGCGAAAGAGCCAGCGCGACAATTATGCCTGGAATGATACAGAGGACAAATCCGATGCCGACGGCGATTGCAAACACGATGTTGCAGAGCACCATCCGCAAGAAGAACCGACCGCCGCTGAAGAGTTCTCCGAGACTGGCCTGTTTGCCTCGTGCCAGTTTCAGCAGAATGATGTTCTGGCCACACATCAAGAATGCGCCGAAGATGTTTGCCGGAATCTGCCAGAGGTTGCCGAAGATGACCAACGACGCGTCGGCCTGACCGTTTTGCTGCTTCTGCATCTCCGCCATGAAGCTCATGACATATACGGGAGACGCCGCCAGCAGGTTGAGAATCCCTGCGACAAGGACCAGGGCCACCAGAAATCCCAGATTGCGTTTGGTAATCTGCCAGGCTGTGGAGATGACGTCGCCTGTTTCAATGGTCACTGGACCGCCGGGCGTCGGTCGGCTGGTGTCCGCCGAGAGTTCCTCGCCGCAGGCGGGGCAGTTTTTCTCACCGCGCGAGACGTCGGCGCCGCACATCGGGCAGGGGCGCGAGGGCCGGGGCGATTTCGCGATCGGAGCGTCTTCGACGGTCTCTGCGGGCGATGCATCGGGGACGGTGACCAGCTCGCCGCAGCCAGGGCACTTGGCCTGCCGACCGGCCTTGCTTTCGTCGGTGCTGAGAAACTTGCCGCACTTCGAGCAATGAAACTCAATCGCCATGTTTGCGGTTTCCTTCGAGTAAGAAAACTGTCCCCGATGATCCCCCGCCCGACACGACGTCAGACGGCCACCTGCTCAGTCGGAATCGAGAAAACGGCGCAGCATCGCTCCGTCACTGCGCAACCGGATTGTCTGTCCGGAGAACACCGACAGGCCGCCGCACAACTCAAACGCAGAATTCGGACAGAACGATCAAACATCGCCACGAATGCGGCCTGGAATGCCTCTTACATTACCTGCGCGATGCGCCGGGAGACAGTAGC harbors:
- a CDS encoding zinc ribbon domain-containing protein gives rise to the protein MAIEFHCSKCGKFLSTDESKAGRQAKCPGCGELVTVPDASPAETVEDAPIAKSPRPSRPCPMCGADVSRGEKNCPACGEELSADTSRPTPGGPVTIETGDVISTAWQITKRNLGFLVALVLVAGILNLLAASPVYVMSFMAEMQKQQNGQADASLVIFGNLWQIPANIFGAFLMCGQNIILLKLARGKQASLGELFSGGRFFLRMVLCNIVFAIAVGIGFVLCIIPGIIVALALSPFAMVLIAEDLPGIESLSRAWELTKGNRLTLLVLGFASTGIAILGLLACGVGLLVAAPLIAMMNTVAYLRMSGQPTVVEVEAA